The Halomonas qaidamensis genome includes the window GCGATACACATCGGTGGCAAGTACGCTAAATTGGCCGCCAATAATTTTCGGCACACCAAAGTCGGTAATGGCTAGCGTAAAGACGACGAACAGGCATGAAATCAGCCCGTAACGCACCCCTGGCAGGGTAATCGTCAAAAACGTACGCCACTTCGGCGTGCCCAGTGCTTCTGCTGCTTCATAGAGGCGTGCATCGCTATTGGTCAGTGCAGTGGTAAGCAGCATTAGCGCATGGGGAAAAATCCAAAAACTCATGCCCATTACAATGCCAATCGGTCCATAAATCGAATGACCAGCCAGCACGTCGCTCAAAAAACCCTGGTTACCAAACAGATACACCAAGCTAATGGCGGGTAGCAACGAAGGTGCCAAAATGGGCAAAATCGCCAACATTCGAAAGAGCCGTTTGCCTGGCATACAGGTACGGGTAATGCCGTAGGCGCATAAAAAAGCGAGCCCAGCGACGACCACCGTCGTGGTGAACGCAACGCGCAATGAATTGGCAATCGAATTGACCAATGCTGGCGTTTGAAAATACTGTACGAAGTTAGCTAGCCCAATAAAGTCGCCGCTGCGGTCTTGCAGGCTTTTCACCAACATCGCAAATAGCGGAAACAGCAGGCCGAACACTAACAGCGCCACGCCCGCTAGCAGCACAATCAGGCGTATTAATGCTTCCAGCGAAGGCGTTGATGCAGTCGCTAAAGATGTACTCGCCTTCATGACTGGTTGCTCCCTGCCGGGTATAGACGGGCAGCATCGGCAGGCAAGTGAATCCCCAGGGTTTGCCCTAGTCGCAACCCTAGTGTGGCGCTATCGCGGCTGGGAACATCAGCCAGCAACCGTTGCTCGGTACCGTTAAGTCGCAGCGATACCCGCTGAAATGCACCTAAAAATTCAATGCCTATGACATCACCGCTCAGCTCAGAGATGCTGACACTAAGCGCGACTGCTTCGGGGCGAATGGCCAATTGAGCTGCTTGGTCTTTCGCGTAGGCATGCGGCAAGCAAGGGCATGAAATAGTGCCTAGCAACGCGTGGTTATTCGCCTGTGCGGTCACCTCTAGAAAGTTCATCGTGCCGATAAATGACGCCACAAAAGCGCTAGCAGGCTGGTGGTAGATCTCGGCAGGCGTACCCACTTGTTCGATCACTCCGTGGTTCATCACCACGATACGATCAGCCATGGTGAGCGCCTCTTCTTGATCGTGGGTCACCATAATGGTGGTCACGCCAAGACGCGCCTGTAGGGCTTTGATCTGATGTCGCAAATGGCCGCGTACTCTCGCATCCAGCGCTGAGAGCGGTTCATCCAGCAGTAACAGGCCAGGCTCAGTCGCCAGCGCCCGCGCCAACGCAACCCGCTGCTGCTGCCCGCCAGAAAGCGCGGCAGGGTATTTATGTTCGCTACCGCTAAGATCAACGAGTGCCAGTAACTCCGCCACGCGGGCATGAATAGTCGCCCGATCACTGCGACGGTTGCGCAACCCGTAGGCAACGTTATCGAACACCGTCAGATTGGGAAACAGCGCATAAGATTGGAACACAATGCCAAAATCCCGCGCCTGC containing:
- a CDS encoding putative 2-aminoethylphosphonate ABC transporter ATP-binding protein, producing the protein MQTTLTSPLTAHSAAKPHLPSAHLSIDGVTKRFGSFTALDSIALQIQEGEFVCFLGPSGCGKTTLLRTIAGLTQQTSGSLIQRGKNISTLPPQARDFGIVFQSYALFPNLTVFDNVAYGLRNRRSDRATIHARVAELLALVDLSGSEHKYPAALSGGQQQRVALARALATEPGLLLLDEPLSALDARVRGHLRHQIKALQARLGVTTIMVTHDQEEALTMADRIVVMNHGVIEQVGTPAEIYHQPASAFVASFIGTMNFLEVTAQANNHALLGTISCPCLPHAYAKDQAAQLAIRPEAVALSVSISELSGDVIGIEFLGAFQRVSLRLNGTEQRLLADVPSRDSATLGLRLGQTLGIHLPADAARLYPAGSNQS